A window from Sphingobacterium hotanense encodes these proteins:
- a CDS encoding DUF4886 domain-containing protein, with product MNKLFYKISQSLLIIMMMTVAFSCKKDGNPNKLPDADISPSLVAPTDGYIRILAIGNSFSEDAIESHLYELAKESGKTVIIGNLYIGGASLELHKRNIENNGAAYEYRKIGADGARKVFPKVSIQTALMDEHWDYISFQQVSQNSGQLQTIKDALPTVFNMVKEKALNPNVQYIYHQTWAYQQNSTHEGFANYDKDQMKMYEAIVDVSKQVKDVAPINIIIPAGTAIQNARTSLVGDNFTRDGYHLTIPFGRYIAACTWFETLFKKSAVGMAYKPDGLSAFESSIAQNAAHLAVLKPYEVTQMTDFQGGVGGPLTSAVLIDFGNNAASERWNQLSSFLAGTSASLKDSLGSYTGIKATITERFNSVNADGPTTTTTPLNMPANVSKYSYFGNSKADFGGMRIVQSKVELTGLDKDLKYNLSFFGARGNVSDNRETKYICKGLNEVSVALNTSSNSSNIAVAKDVQPDANGKITITITAGENNNNGTGFFYISALRLMSSN from the coding sequence ATGAATAAGTTATTCTATAAAATATCACAAAGCTTACTGATCATCATGATGATGACAGTAGCTTTTTCCTGTAAAAAAGACGGGAATCCCAATAAATTACCGGATGCAGATATATCCCCTTCCCTAGTTGCACCAACCGATGGCTACATCCGTATCCTTGCTATTGGAAATAGCTTTTCGGAAGATGCGATTGAATCTCATCTCTATGAACTAGCGAAAGAAAGCGGCAAAACTGTCATCATCGGAAATCTTTATATCGGTGGTGCCTCATTAGAACTGCACAAACGCAACATCGAAAACAACGGAGCAGCCTACGAATATAGAAAGATAGGTGCTGATGGGGCGAGGAAAGTGTTTCCAAAAGTTTCAATACAAACGGCTTTAATGGACGAGCATTGGGATTACATTTCCTTCCAACAAGTTAGTCAAAATTCTGGGCAGCTACAGACAATAAAAGATGCGCTTCCGACTGTATTTAATATGGTCAAAGAAAAGGCATTAAATCCAAATGTACAGTACATTTATCATCAGACTTGGGCTTATCAGCAGAACTCCACGCATGAAGGCTTTGCAAACTACGACAAAGATCAGATGAAGATGTATGAAGCGATTGTGGATGTATCTAAACAGGTTAAAGACGTCGCTCCTATTAACATCATCATACCTGCAGGAACAGCAATCCAAAATGCGCGCACTTCACTTGTAGGCGACAACTTTACTCGCGACGGATATCATCTAACAATTCCATTTGGTCGCTATATAGCTGCATGCACTTGGTTTGAAACCTTGTTTAAGAAGTCAGCAGTGGGCATGGCCTATAAGCCAGATGGACTTTCTGCCTTCGAAAGCTCTATCGCGCAGAATGCTGCGCATTTAGCCGTATTAAAACCCTATGAAGTAACTCAGATGACCGATTTCCAAGGTGGTGTCGGTGGACCATTGACAAGCGCGGTGCTTATCGACTTCGGTAATAATGCCGCTTCAGAACGTTGGAACCAGTTAAGCTCATTCTTGGCCGGAACTTCTGCGAGTCTGAAAGATAGCTTGGGCTCTTATACCGGTATTAAAGCAACCATTACAGAGCGTTTTAACAGCGTTAATGCTGATGGACCGACTACGACTACGACTCCACTAAACATGCCTGCAAACGTTTCTAAATATTCTTATTTCGGAAACTCGAAGGCTGACTTTGGTGGCATGCGTATTGTTCAGTCCAAAGTTGAACTTACAGGACTCGATAAAGATTTAAAATACAATCTATCGTTCTTCGGAGCTCGTGGAAATGTAAGCGATAATCGGGAAACCAAATACATCTGTAAAGGCTTGAATGAAGTTTCTGTGGCACTAAATACCTCAAGCAACTCCAGCAACATTGCTGTAGCAAAAGACGTACAACCAGATGCTAATGGAAAAATAACCATTACTATCACTGCGGGCGAGAACAATAATAATGGTACAGGATTCTTCTACATTTCAGCGCTTCGATTGATGTCAAGCAATTAA
- a CDS encoding RagB/SusD family nutrient uptake outer membrane protein, whose protein sequence is MSKYIKIALSIGCSIVLFSSCEKFLDTPPQGKYTEDTYPYPEGGTPYDRFIFAAYNDLRSYNVHVDGFVNATSIRSDDADKGSTASDGGADVISMDNFPVLATSGRANALWLGYFGLVNQTNRAMYQIDSISKEGQDEQLKIQATAEARFLRGYSYFMLVRLFGRVPKFETWSSDPATQNNIPQSSAAEIYTFVEEDLKFAAQNLPDTWDSKFIGRATKGAANGLLAKVYITQKKWQQAYDAANTVKSSGLYDLSQNYADIFSEKGENGRESIFEIQGTASPDETTKNGIQYANLQGVRGAGNWNLGWGWNTPSAALEAAYEAGDPRKARTILYSSVAGKTNVSMYNEPMPVYPADVPNPMYNHKVLSDPAMRNSISRGSWWMNIRILRYADVVLMLAESANELGKTDEARTLLNSVRERARRGAAAGVLPDVTDTDQAALRNKIRHERRIELAMEHDRFFDLVRWGTAQTALHAAGKTNFQNSRDVLLPIPQTQIDLTKGVLTQNPGY, encoded by the coding sequence ATGTCAAAATATATAAAAATTGCACTGAGTATAGGATGTTCAATCGTTCTTTTCAGTAGTTGTGAGAAGTTTTTAGACACTCCGCCTCAAGGAAAATATACAGAAGATACTTATCCATATCCAGAGGGCGGTACGCCCTACGACCGATTTATCTTTGCAGCATATAATGATCTTCGTAGCTACAATGTCCATGTTGATGGATTTGTAAATGCAACAAGTATTCGTAGCGACGACGCTGACAAAGGCAGTACAGCTTCCGATGGTGGTGCAGACGTGATCTCGATGGATAACTTCCCGGTATTAGCGACCAGCGGACGTGCAAACGCTCTATGGTTAGGTTATTTTGGATTAGTGAATCAAACCAACCGTGCGATGTATCAAATCGATAGTATATCAAAGGAAGGCCAAGATGAACAATTGAAAATTCAGGCTACTGCTGAAGCGAGGTTCCTACGTGGATACTCTTACTTTATGCTCGTACGTTTATTTGGTCGAGTTCCGAAATTTGAGACTTGGTCGTCGGACCCTGCAACACAAAACAATATACCGCAGAGCAGTGCTGCGGAAATCTATACATTCGTTGAAGAAGACCTTAAATTTGCGGCACAAAACCTTCCGGATACCTGGGATAGTAAATTTATAGGTCGTGCGACGAAGGGAGCTGCGAACGGATTATTAGCCAAGGTTTATATTACTCAGAAGAAATGGCAGCAAGCTTATGATGCAGCTAATACAGTAAAGAGTTCAGGTTTATATGACCTATCTCAAAACTATGCTGATATCTTTTCGGAAAAAGGTGAAAATGGAAGAGAATCGATTTTCGAAATCCAGGGTACAGCATCCCCCGATGAGACCACTAAGAACGGTATCCAATATGCCAATCTACAGGGCGTTCGTGGTGCTGGTAACTGGAATCTAGGCTGGGGATGGAATACACCTAGTGCTGCACTTGAAGCGGCCTACGAGGCAGGAGATCCGCGAAAAGCGCGGACTATTCTTTACTCCAGCGTTGCTGGTAAAACAAACGTCTCAATGTATAATGAGCCTATGCCGGTTTATCCAGCGGATGTACCTAACCCTATGTACAACCACAAGGTCTTAAGTGATCCTGCCATGAGAAATAGCATCAGTCGCGGCTCCTGGTGGATGAATATTCGCATTCTCCGCTATGCAGACGTAGTTTTGATGCTGGCGGAATCTGCCAATGAGCTTGGAAAGACTGATGAAGCACGCACTTTACTTAATTCAGTACGAGAACGTGCGCGTCGCGGTGCAGCAGCAGGCGTCTTGCCTGATGTCACTGACACCGACCAAGCGGCCTTACGCAATAAAATTCGTCATGAGCGAAGAATCGAATTGGCAATGGAACATGATCGTTTCTTTGATTTAGTGCGCTGGGGCACAGCACAAACAGCTTTACATGCTGCCGGAAAAACTAACTTCCAAAACTCGCGCGATGTGTTATTGCCAATTCCTCAGACACAGATCGACTTAACAAAAGGAGTATTAACACAAAATCCTGGATACTAG
- the mazG gene encoding nucleoside triphosphate pyrophosphohydrolase — protein MAIIPPTAKNTPAEAFERLLEVLYTLRAECPWDKKQTMESLRHLTIEEMYELADAILENDMPEIKKELGDILMHLVFYARIAEEEEQFNIVDVLNAICDKLISRHPHIYSDTVVENEEDVKQNWESLKLKEGNKSVLSGVPKSLPALVKAYRIQDKVRGVGFDWEDKKEVWAKVEEELAEFKAEFDINQEAINKERAESEFGDLLFSLINYARHIGINPENALEKTNKKFIFRFSYLEEKAKKHGRELKDMTLEEMDVYWNEAKSVK, from the coding sequence ATGGCGATCATCCCTCCTACAGCTAAAAACACACCCGCTGAAGCATTCGAACGATTATTAGAAGTACTTTATACCCTGCGTGCTGAGTGTCCGTGGGACAAGAAACAGACGATGGAAAGTCTGCGACATTTGACCATCGAAGAAATGTATGAACTGGCCGACGCTATTTTGGAAAATGATATGCCGGAGATCAAGAAAGAATTGGGTGATATATTGATGCACTTGGTTTTTTATGCTCGCATTGCTGAAGAGGAAGAACAATTCAATATCGTTGATGTATTGAATGCTATCTGCGATAAGTTGATTTCTAGACATCCCCATATTTATAGCGATACGGTCGTAGAAAACGAGGAAGACGTAAAGCAGAATTGGGAAAGCTTGAAACTCAAAGAAGGAAATAAATCGGTTTTATCGGGTGTTCCGAAGAGTCTACCTGCATTGGTAAAGGCCTACAGAATCCAAGACAAAGTTAGGGGAGTTGGTTTCGACTGGGAGGATAAAAAAGAGGTTTGGGCAAAGGTGGAAGAGGAACTTGCAGAGTTCAAGGCCGAATTTGACATCAATCAGGAAGCGATAAATAAAGAACGTGCGGAATCGGAATTCGGCGATCTGCTGTTTTCTTTGATAAACTATGCCCGTCATATCGGCATCAATCCGGAGAATGCGCTGGAAAAAACGAACAAGAAATTCATCTTCCGCTTCAGCTATTTAGAAGAGAAAGCAAAGAAGCATGGTAGAGAATTGAAAGACATGACGTTGGAGGAAATGGATGTATATTGGAATGAGGCCAAAAGCGTAAAATAA
- a CDS encoding Na+/H+ antiporter codes for MMHKLLPFVLVLILLTVFLTIWANKLKIAYPILLVVAGLTISFIPGLPIIKIDPDLIFFIFLPPLLFEAAWGVSFKEMKKWWRIIGSFAFLVVFFTALLVAIVTNHIIPGFSIALGFVLGGIVSPPDAVSTGAITKFVKIPKSTQAILEGESLLNDASSLIIFRFALVAVGTGQFIWQEAAVDFLWMLFGGVGIGLLIALIFMWIHKRLSTDAPSDIALTLIEPYFMYWIAEQVHCSGVLAVVAGGLFLSSKRLSYLSSSSRIKGYSVWESFVFLLNGMVFLLIGLELPEIVAGMRSNGLPLSTAIGYVVLVTIVLIAARILSAYAGMLATIIFRPQVAHQQQFSKRRWTTPLLMGWTGMRGVVSLAAALAIPLTLPNGEAFPYRNLILFITFVAILLTLVIQGLTLPYLIEKTKLFVGLENEGELERNTRLKMKTGLKQHVYAFVKEKYEQQYLGHAGMERILKHWEDQSKVQDSSWMDETSREILLDIFAEQRAYLTTLNKEAEFDEDIIRQQIYQIDLEEERLKYV; via the coding sequence ATGATGCATAAGCTGCTACCTTTTGTTTTGGTCCTTATCCTATTAACCGTATTCTTGACGATATGGGCTAATAAGCTGAAGATCGCCTATCCGATTTTATTGGTCGTTGCAGGTTTAACAATAAGTTTTATTCCGGGCCTCCCCATTATCAAAATCGATCCGGACTTGATATTTTTTATTTTTCTGCCTCCCTTGTTATTTGAAGCGGCCTGGGGCGTGTCTTTCAAAGAAATGAAGAAATGGTGGCGCATTATCGGAAGTTTTGCGTTTTTGGTCGTTTTCTTTACTGCGCTTCTAGTTGCCATCGTTACAAACCATATAATCCCGGGCTTTAGCATTGCCTTAGGTTTTGTTCTCGGTGGAATCGTGTCACCGCCTGACGCGGTAAGCACGGGAGCAATTACCAAGTTTGTTAAGATTCCCAAATCCACACAAGCCATTCTTGAGGGCGAGAGTTTGCTTAATGATGCTTCATCCTTGATTATTTTTCGATTCGCGTTGGTAGCTGTCGGCACGGGTCAATTCATCTGGCAGGAAGCTGCTGTTGATTTCCTTTGGATGCTATTTGGTGGCGTAGGTATTGGTTTGTTAATAGCATTGATTTTCATGTGGATACATAAGCGTTTATCAACTGATGCTCCATCTGATATCGCACTGACGTTGATCGAACCATATTTTATGTATTGGATTGCCGAGCAAGTGCATTGCTCAGGTGTTCTAGCTGTTGTCGCCGGAGGGTTATTTCTTTCTTCGAAACGACTTAGCTATTTATCCAGTAGCAGTCGAATCAAGGGATACAGTGTCTGGGAGAGCTTCGTATTCCTATTGAACGGCATGGTGTTCTTACTTATCGGGCTTGAACTTCCTGAAATTGTGGCTGGAATGCGTTCGAATGGTCTGCCATTATCAACAGCGATTGGGTATGTTGTTTTAGTTACGATCGTATTGATCGCTGCTCGTATATTATCGGCTTATGCTGGTATGTTAGCAACCATTATTTTTCGTCCGCAAGTTGCTCACCAGCAACAATTCTCAAAACGGCGCTGGACAACACCCTTATTAATGGGGTGGACCGGAATGAGGGGGGTGGTGTCGCTAGCGGCGGCTCTTGCTATCCCGCTGACCCTTCCCAATGGAGAAGCTTTTCCTTATAGAAATTTGATTCTCTTTATCACGTTTGTCGCTATTCTTTTAACCCTTGTCATACAAGGCTTAACATTGCCTTACCTAATTGAAAAGACTAAGCTTTTTGTAGGACTGGAGAATGAAGGTGAATTGGAAAGAAATACGCGGTTAAAAATGAAAACCGGCCTTAAGCAACACGTTTATGCTTTTGTAAAGGAAAAGTATGAGCAACAATATCTTGGTCATGCAGGAATGGAAAGGATATTAAAACATTGGGAGGATCAATCGAAAGTACAAGACAGTTCTTGGATGGATGAGACCAGTAGGGAGATTCTATTGGATATCTTCGCCGAACAGCGCGCATATCTGACTACCCTAAATAAAGAAGCCGAGTTTGACGAGGATATTATCAGACAGCAGATTTATCAAATTGATCTGGAGGAGGAGCGGTTGAAGTATGTGTAG
- a CDS encoding riboflavin synthase: MFTGIIETIGTVQKIESELSNLHFYIESAISDELKVDQSVSHNGVCLTVVQLEPGVHKVTAIKETLEKSNLGLLKEGDAVNLERCTQIGGRLDGHIVQGHVDQTAICVAADPQDGSVLFTFEYEPGPKNITVEKGSITVNGISLTVVNSERNSFSVAIIPFTLEHTNMKDLQVGQTVNLEFDIIGKYVTRIMELRG; this comes from the coding sequence ATGTTCACAGGAATCATTGAAACAATTGGAACTGTTCAAAAAATAGAGTCAGAATTATCAAACCTGCATTTCTATATAGAATCTGCCATTAGTGACGAGCTAAAGGTGGATCAAAGCGTATCGCATAATGGCGTTTGTTTAACGGTTGTACAATTGGAGCCTGGAGTTCATAAAGTTACTGCAATAAAAGAGACCTTAGAAAAAAGCAACCTAGGTTTACTCAAGGAAGGTGATGCGGTCAATCTAGAACGCTGTACCCAAATCGGTGGCCGACTAGATGGTCATATCGTTCAAGGCCATGTAGATCAAACCGCAATCTGTGTCGCAGCTGACCCGCAAGATGGCAGTGTGCTGTTTACTTTTGAATATGAACCGGGACCAAAGAATATAACTGTGGAAAAAGGATCCATTACAGTTAATGGAATAAGTTTAACAGTAGTAAACTCGGAAAGAAATAGTTTCTCTGTAGCGATTATTCCATTTACATTGGAACATACTAATATGAAAGACCTTCAAGTTGGCCAAACAGTAAATCTGGAATTTGATATTATCGGGAAATATGTAACCCGTATCATGGAATTGAGAGGATAA
- a CDS encoding hydrogen peroxide-inducible genes activator, whose translation MTLVQLEYIIAVDTYRSFVAAAEKCFVTQPTLSMQIQKLEESLGVKIFDRSRQPVVPTEIGEKIIEQARTVLTESKKIAELLQAERGELTGDLRIGVIPTVAPYLLPNVISNFLKKYTKLKLHIWEYTTEQIIQELKLGTLDCGILSTPLHEPSIQETPLFYETFVAYVSERSGLFGKKAVGPDELSEDKLWLLNEGHCMRGQVLSICNYKHNHSLEGTFDYNTGSVETLKRMVDLNGGITILPEMSIVSYNDEQMQHIRYFKSPEPVREISLVTPQNYVKKHAINTLKNEILNIVPERFKSRKKKEVMGFSL comes from the coding sequence ATGACCCTAGTTCAATTAGAATATATTATAGCGGTGGATACCTACCGCAGTTTTGTAGCCGCTGCTGAGAAATGTTTTGTGACGCAGCCTACGCTGAGTATGCAGATTCAAAAGTTGGAGGAGTCGCTAGGGGTTAAGATTTTTGATCGAAGCAGGCAGCCGGTTGTACCGACTGAGATCGGCGAGAAAATTATTGAACAGGCGCGTACCGTGCTGACCGAAAGTAAAAAGATCGCTGAACTATTGCAGGCTGAGCGCGGAGAACTCACCGGAGATCTTCGAATTGGTGTGATTCCTACTGTTGCACCCTATTTACTGCCCAATGTGATTTCCAACTTCCTAAAGAAATATACCAAGCTAAAACTTCATATTTGGGAATATACCACCGAACAGATAATTCAAGAATTGAAACTCGGAACATTGGACTGTGGGATTCTGTCGACTCCTTTACATGAGCCCTCTATTCAAGAAACGCCGCTGTTTTATGAAACTTTTGTCGCCTACGTCTCCGAACGTAGTGGATTGTTTGGCAAGAAAGCGGTAGGACCTGATGAGCTGTCTGAGGATAAGCTATGGTTATTGAATGAAGGACACTGCATGCGTGGACAGGTGCTCAGTATCTGTAATTATAAGCATAACCATTCGCTTGAAGGTACTTTCGATTATAATACGGGAAGCGTGGAAACGCTTAAACGCATGGTTGATCTAAATGGAGGGATAACAATTCTGCCTGAGATGAGCATCGTCAGTTATAATGATGAGCAAATGCAACATATTCGTTATTTCAAGTCACCAGAACCAGTCAGAGAAATAAGCTTAGTGACTCCTCAGAATTACGTGAAGAAACATGCGATCAATACGCTGAAGAACGAGATTCTCAATATCGTTCCGGAACGATTTAAGTCTAGAAAGAAAAAAGAGGTGATGGGATTTTCGTTGTAG
- a CDS encoding SusC/RagA family TonB-linked outer membrane protein, with translation MKHLFMFLCIVFGVQMSYAQTTISGTVKDGQSSTVIPGVTVALKEKPVSTQTDEAGKFTLEASPTDSITFTFIGYVTRTMPVGDQTFFNISLQSADETLEEVVVVGYGTQRKVDLTGSIAQVKGEAIANMPNANPISSLQGKVAGLTISNSGTPGGSPTVRIRGVNSTNNSNPLYVVDGVLHDNIDFISPQDIESLDVLRDPSSIAIYGLRGANGVIAVTLKKAAQGRTAINFSGSVGFDQVNDRIEVVDAEGFKRLYDMQLVNLGKAPFDYTKYTANTDWQDLILRTAMTTNNNLSISNSTEKSSTHFSLGYNKQEGVVRNGDYERFTARLNQELKVSERVKIGGDISGSYWNMNPTNVTLTNALWSAPIVGVQYDENTFYGMPSFQRAQVGNVMSTLNRLDGTSMPRGYRFVGSLFAEVKIMEGLKWKSTVYTDLGFNNSRGYSPLAARFIYLGENGGEDTFFQDDRVFTSVNQKSEEFRRFQQDHTLTWDKSFNEDHRLTAVGGFTTVFNDNTALEGSRRDTSTNVPPTSDFWYLDIINQDSNPKGSYSGRGSQNTVMGAFARASYAYKNRYLLNATVRRDGSSKFAPKNRWGTFGSVGLGWVLSEEAFFENIEKINFMKLRFAWGKLGNQNGVPDNVYLPGLVNANTAIFGDNIYTSVKADYIPDPNLHWEIVQGMDLGLDIKAFNNKFNAEINLYDRTTKDILTILTLPATDDRYFTNLGEITNRGIEVSMGWNNQMDDFRYGVNANYSYNKNFVNSIGDNVNFRILGNDGANVTETGQSIGYFYGYKQIGIYQTIDDIENMAVQPGSAPGDIAFADIDGDGAITEKDRTYLGTPFPPHNFGINFTVGYKGFDLQLEGNGVAGNKIYAQRRTRNFADLNYEVNRLNAWTGPGSSNVEPILDNSRGNNYKFSSYFLEPGDFFRIRTVQLGYSFNDDLLARTFIRKARLFVNVQNLKTWSKVTGYTPEAAIGSLIAGGTDNGTYPIPTTYSFGVNLSF, from the coding sequence ATGAAGCATCTATTTATGTTCTTATGTATTGTATTTGGGGTACAAATGTCGTATGCCCAAACCACAATTTCCGGAACAGTAAAAGACGGACAAAGCTCAACAGTTATTCCGGGGGTTACTGTTGCGCTCAAAGAAAAACCTGTATCGACGCAAACCGATGAAGCAGGTAAATTTACTTTAGAAGCCTCCCCTACTGATTCAATCACATTCACCTTTATCGGATATGTCACGAGGACAATGCCTGTTGGTGACCAAACCTTCTTCAATATTTCTCTGCAAAGCGCTGATGAGACACTGGAAGAAGTCGTTGTCGTAGGATACGGAACGCAGAGGAAGGTGGATTTGACTGGATCTATAGCTCAGGTAAAAGGCGAAGCCATTGCCAATATGCCGAATGCAAACCCAATTAGCTCCTTACAAGGTAAAGTTGCGGGTTTGACCATATCCAACTCAGGCACTCCAGGCGGTTCGCCTACAGTGCGTATTCGTGGTGTCAACAGTACCAATAACTCGAATCCATTATATGTGGTCGACGGAGTTCTGCATGATAATATAGACTTTATCTCGCCGCAGGATATTGAGTCACTAGACGTATTGAGAGATCCTTCTTCGATTGCCATATATGGTTTACGAGGTGCTAACGGTGTTATTGCAGTAACGCTTAAAAAAGCAGCTCAAGGAAGAACGGCAATCAACTTTTCAGGTTCCGTAGGATTCGATCAAGTAAATGATCGTATTGAAGTGGTTGATGCTGAGGGATTTAAAAGATTGTATGATATGCAGTTGGTTAACTTGGGGAAAGCACCATTTGATTATACAAAATATACGGCAAACACGGATTGGCAGGACTTAATCTTAAGAACAGCCATGACGACAAACAATAACTTAAGCATTTCAAATTCCACCGAAAAGTCATCTACCCACTTCAGCTTAGGATATAACAAACAGGAAGGTGTTGTTAGAAACGGTGATTACGAACGTTTTACAGCACGCTTAAATCAAGAGTTGAAAGTATCGGAACGCGTTAAAATAGGTGGAGACATTTCCGGCTCATACTGGAATATGAACCCAACGAATGTAACACTTACAAATGCGCTCTGGTCGGCTCCAATTGTTGGAGTTCAATACGACGAGAATACGTTCTATGGTATGCCTTCGTTCCAACGTGCGCAAGTAGGAAACGTAATGTCAACATTGAATCGTTTGGATGGTACTTCTATGCCTAGGGGATATCGTTTTGTAGGGAGTTTATTTGCCGAAGTAAAAATCATGGAAGGCTTGAAATGGAAATCTACGGTTTATACCGACCTTGGTTTCAATAACAGCCGTGGTTATTCACCGCTTGCTGCAAGATTCATCTATTTGGGTGAGAATGGCGGCGAAGATACTTTCTTTCAAGATGACCGCGTGTTTACATCAGTCAACCAAAAAAGTGAAGAGTTCAGAAGATTCCAGCAAGACCATACCCTTACATGGGACAAGTCTTTTAATGAAGATCATCGTTTAACAGCTGTTGGTGGTTTTACGACAGTGTTCAATGATAATACGGCCTTGGAAGGTTCTAGACGCGATACTTCAACCAATGTCCCTCCGACCTCGGATTTCTGGTATTTGGATATCATCAATCAGGATTCAAATCCTAAAGGCAGCTATTCCGGCAGAGGTTCACAAAACACCGTAATGGGTGCTTTTGCTCGCGCTAGCTACGCTTACAAAAACCGATACTTACTGAATGCAACGGTTAGACGTGATGGGTCATCGAAATTTGCTCCAAAAAATCGTTGGGGTACATTCGGATCAGTAGGTTTAGGATGGGTACTTTCAGAAGAAGCATTCTTTGAAAACATCGAAAAAATCAATTTCATGAAATTGCGTTTTGCATGGGGTAAACTTGGAAATCAAAATGGTGTTCCGGATAACGTCTACTTGCCAGGACTAGTCAATGCGAATACTGCAATCTTTGGAGACAATATCTATACTTCTGTGAAGGCAGATTACATTCCTGACCCGAATTTACATTGGGAAATTGTACAAGGGATGGATTTAGGACTTGACATAAAAGCTTTCAACAATAAATTTAACGCGGAGATTAACCTATATGACCGTACGACCAAAGATATCCTAACCATACTGACGCTTCCAGCTACGGATGATCGTTACTTCACCAACTTAGGTGAGATTACGAACCGTGGTATCGAGGTATCGATGGGATGGAACAATCAAATGGACGACTTTCGCTATGGTGTCAATGCAAACTATTCCTACAACAAAAACTTTGTCAACTCGATCGGTGATAACGTTAATTTCAGAATATTAGGAAATGACGGAGCGAATGTGACCGAAACGGGTCAATCCATTGGATACTTCTATGGTTACAAGCAGATAGGAATCTACCAAACCATCGATGACATTGAGAATATGGCTGTACAACCGGGATCTGCTCCTGGCGATATTGCCTTTGCCGACATAGATGGGGATGGTGCAATTACCGAAAAAGACAGAACTTATCTAGGTACGCCTTTCCCACCTCATAATTTCGGAATTAACTTCACCGTAGGATACAAAGGATTTGATTTACAATTGGAAGGTAATGGCGTTGCAGGAAACAAGATCTACGCGCAAAGAAGAACAAGAAACTTTGCCGACTTGAATTATGAGGTTAATCGTCTTAATGCTTGGACAGGCCCTGGAAGCAGCAATGTAGAGCCAATTTTAGATAATAGCCGTGGTAACAACTACAAGTTTAGCTCCTACTTTTTGGAGCCTGGAGATTTCTTCCGTATCCGAACAGTACAGTTAGGCTATAGCTTCAACGATGATCTTTTAGCAAGAACGTTCATCAGAAAGGCTAGATTATTCGTCAATGTACAGAACTTAAAAACCTGGAGCAAAGTCACTGGATATACACCGGAAGCAGCAATCGGAAGCTTGATTGCCGGGGGTACGGATAATGGAACTTACCCAATCCCGACAACTTACTCCTTCGGTGTTAACCTATCGTTTTAA